A stretch of Capricornis sumatraensis isolate serow.1 chromosome 10, serow.2, whole genome shotgun sequence DNA encodes these proteins:
- the ITIH3 gene encoding inter-alpha-trypsin inhibitor heavy chain H3 isoform X5 — translation MALARWLCLILALLSGLAVSGFPRNPSRLLGKRSLPEGAVDGIEVYSTKVNCKVTSRFAHNVVTTRAVNHANTAKEVSFDVELPKTAFITNFTLTIDGVTYPGNVKEKEVAKKQYEKAVSQGKTAGLVKASGRKLEKFTVSVNVAAGSKVTFELTYEELLKRHKGKYEMYLKVQPKQLVKHFEITVDIFEPQGISTLDAEASFITNDLLGSALTKSFSGKKGHVSFKPSLDQQRSCPTCTDSLLKGDFIITYDVNRESPANVQIVNGYFVHFFAPQGLPVVPKSVVFVIDVSGSMHGRKMEQTKDALLKILEDVKQDDYLNFILFSGDVTTWKDSLVPATPENIQEARKFVMDIHDRGMTNINDALLRGISMLNKAREEHTVPERSTSIIIMLTDGDANVGESRPKKIQENVRNAIGGKFPLYNLGFGNNLNYNFLENMALENHGLARRIYEDSDASLQLQGFYEEVANPLLTGVEAEYPQNAILDLTQNSYQHFYDGSEIVVAGRLADKDMNSFKAAVKGHGAINDLTFTEEVDMKEMEKALQEWDYIFGDYIERLWAYLTIEQLLEKRKNAWGEEKENLTAQALELSLKYHFVTPLTSMVVTKPEDNENQMAIANKPGEASYQVPKTPYYYVDGDPHFIIQIPEKDDAICFNIDEDPGTVLRLIQDPVTGLTVNGQIIGEKRGSSDSQNRRTYFGKLGIASAQMDFRIEVTPENITLWNGDSLSTFSWLDTVMVTQDGLSVMINRKKSMVVSFGDGVAFVVVLHQVWKKEPAHHDFLGFYVVDSRGMSAQTHGLLGQFFHPFDFQVSDVHPGSDPTKPDATMVVKNHQLTVTRGSQKDYRKDISVGRNVACWFVHNNGQGLIDGIHRDYVVPNLF, via the exons ATGGCGTTGGCTCGGTGGCTCTGCCTCATCTTGGCCCTGCTCTCCGGCTTGGCAGTCTCTGGATTCCCTAGAAACCCATCCCGGCTGCTCGGG aaacGGAGCCTCCCGGAAGGG GCGGTCGATGGCATCGAGGTCTACAGCACCAAGGTCAACTGCAAGGTGACCTCCCGCTTTGCTCACAATGTCGTCACCACAAGGGCTGTCAACCACGCAAACACGGCCAAGGAGGTGTCCTTCGATGTGGAGCTGCCCAAGACAGCCTTCATCACCAACTTCACCTT GACCATCGATGGTGTTACCTACCCTGGGAACGTCAAGGAGAAGGAAGTTGCCAAGAAGCAATATGAGAAGGCCGTGTCCCAGGGCAAGACAGCTGGCCTGGTCAA GGCCTCTGGGAGGAAGCTGGAGAAATTCACGGTCTCAGTCAATGTGGCTGCAGGCAGCAAGGTCACTTTTGAGCTAACCTACGAGGAGCTGCTCAAGAGGCATAAGGGCAAGTATGAGATGTACCTCAAGGTCCAGCCCAAGCAACTGGTCAAGCACTTTGAG ATCACGGTAGACATCTTCGAGCCTCAGGGCATCAGCACCTTGGATGCTGAAGCCTCGTTCATCACCAATGACCTCTTGGGCAGCGCCCTCACCAAGTCCTTCTCAGGGAAAAAG GGCCATGTGTCCTTCAAACCCAGCTTGGACCAACAGCGTTCTTGCCCAACCTGCACAGACTCCCTCCTCAAAGGAGATTTCATCATCACCTATGATGTGAACAGAGAGTCTCCCGCCAATGTGCAA ATCGTCAATGGCTACTTCGTGCACTTCTTTGCACCTCAAGGCCTTCCGGTGGTGCCCAAGAGCGTGGTCTTTGTGATTGACGTCAGTGGCTCCATGCATGGTCGGAAAATGGAGCAG ACAAAGGATGCCCTCCTCAAAATTCTGGAGGATGTCAAACAGGATGACTACTTGAATTTCATCCTGTTCAGTGGAGACGTGACCACCTGGAAAGACAGTTTAGTTCCAGCCACTCCTGAGAACATCCAGGAAGCCAGGAAATTTGTGATGGATATTCATGATCGAGGAA TGACCAACATCAACGACGCGCTGCTGAGGGGCATCAGTATGCTGAACAAGGCCCGGGAGGAGCATACAGTCCCAGAGAGGAGCACCTCCATTATCATCATGTTGACCGACGGGGACGCCAATGTGG GAGAAAGCAGGCCTAAAAAAATCCAAGAGAATGTGCGGAATGCCATTGGTGGCAAGTTCCCCTTGTATAACCTGGGCTTTGGCAACAATCTGAATTATAACTTCCTGGAAAATATGGCCTTGGAGAACCATGGGCTTGCCCGGCGCATTTATGAGGATTCCGATGCCAGCTTGCAATTGCAG GGCTTCTATGAGGAGGTGGCCAACCCCCTGCTGACAGGCGTGGAGGCAGAGTACCCTCAGAACGCCATTCTGGACCTCACCCAGAACAGTTACCAGCACTTCTATGATGGCTCTGAGATCGTGGTAGCCGGGCGCTTGGCGGACAAGGACATGAACAGCTTTAAGGCAGCTGTGAAAGGCCATGGG gccATCAACGACCTGACCTTCACTGAGGAGGTGGACAtgaaggagatggagaaggccCTGCAGGAGTGGGACTACATTTTTGGGGACTACATTGAGCGGCTCTGGGCCTACCTCACCATCGAGCAGCTGCTGGAGAAACG caagaacgcctggggtgaGGAGAAGGAGAATCTCACAGCCCAGGCCTTGGAGCTGTCCCTCAAGTACCACTTTGTGACTCCACTGACCTCCATGGTGGTGACCAAGCCTGAGGACAATGAGAACCAGATGGCCATTGCCAACAAGCCCGGGGAAG CCAGCTACCAGGTTCCCAAGACACCCTACTACTACG TGGATGGGGACCCCCATTTCATCATCCAAATTCCAGAGAAGGACGATGCCATCTGCTTCAATATTGATGAAGACCCAGGCACAGTGCTGCGTCTCATTCAGGACCCTGTCACAG GCCTCACAGTTAACGGGCAGATCATTGGTGAGAAGAGAGGCAGCTCAGACTCCCAGAACAGGAGGACTTACTTTGGCAAACTGGGCATTGCCAGTGCTCAGATGGACTTCCGGATTGAGGTGACACCAGAGAATATCACCCTGTGGAATGGGGACTCACTGAGCACGTTCAGCTGGCTGGACACGGTCATGGTCACACAGGACGG gcTATCTGTGATGATCAACAGGAAGAAGAGCATGGTGGTCTCCTTTGGAGATGGGGTTGCTTTTGTAGTTGTCCTGCATCAGGTGTGGAAGAAAGAGCCTGCCCACCACGACTTCCTTGGCTTCTATGTGGTGGACAGCCGTGGGATGTCAGCACAGACACATGGGCTGCTGG GACAATTCTTCCACCCCTTTGACTTTCAAGTGTCTGATGTCCACCCAGGCTCTGACCCCACAAAGCCAGATGCCACAATGGTGGTGAAGAACCATCAGCTGACAGTCACCAG gGGCTCCCAGAAGGACTACAGGAAGGACATCAGCGTTGGCAGGAATGTTGCCTGCTGGTTCGTCCACAACAATGGGCAAGGGCTGATCGATGGCATCCACAGAGACTATGTTGTCCCCAACCTGTTCTGA